The Pleionea litopenaei genome contains the following window.
TAATGACTCAAACCGCCATGGCTGATGCGCACCCCTTTCGGTCGACCCGTCGAGCCCGACGTGTACAACACATACGCCTCGTCTTCTCCGCTCACCGTCACATCAACGCTCGTTCGTGACCAATCCGATAACCAGTCGTCGCTCAGCGCATCGTCCATTAACAACACATCCACACCCGACAAGGGTAACCGTCCTAATACCGACTCCGACACCAACACCAGCTCAACGCCCGCATCTTTGAGCACATACTCATGACGCTCCCGCGGATGCTCCGGCTCCAACGCCACATAGCTCGCGCCCGATTTCATCACACCCAACAGACCGATTAGCTGACTCAAACCTCGACCCAGCGCTATCCCCACTCGGCTGCCTTGCGATACGCCCATCTCCAACAGGTAATGCGCCAACTGATTCGAACGCGCATCCAGCTCCGCATAACTTAAACTCGCTTCACCACTCTCCGCTGCCATCGACGTCCCTCGTGACAACACTTGCGCTGACCAGCCCGACAACATCGTCGGCCACAACACCGCCGACGGCTCTCCCGACAACGCACGACACTGCGCTACTCGCTCCTCTTCCGTTTGCAACGGATGCGCATGCACCGCTCGGCTCGGCGACGCCACTATCCCTCTCAATAATCGTTCATAGCTTTGTGCGTACTCCGCTATCTGCTCTCGGCTGAATAAATCCGTATTAAACGTCCAGCTAACGTGCAGCTCTCCCGCAAACTCCACCACATTCAACTCAAGCTCGACTTTCGCCGTCTGCTGCGGCGTATTCACCGTCGTCACCTCTAAATTCGGGAGCGACAACGAATGACTGTCGGTGTTGTTTAATCCAAACACTATCTGGAACACCGGATCGTGACTCAAACTTCGCTCCGGCTGCAGCGCCTCTACCAATAACTCAAACGGCAATCCTTGATGCTCATACGCGTCCATGATCATCAACTTATTTCGCGCCAATAAATCGTCAAAACTCGGCGCTCCACTGAGATCACTGCGCAGCACCACACTGTTCACAAAGAAACCGATCAACGGCGCCACTTCCAATGGCTCTCGTCCCGCTACCGCCGTCCCCACAACAATGTCATCTTCGCCACTGAGTCGACTCAACAACGCCGCAAACGCCGTTTCCATCACCATAAACAGCGTCGCCTCTGACGCTTGCGCTAACCCATTCAACCCTTGACTCAACGTCGCCGGTAACGTCTGCTGGTACGACGCGCCATGATGCCGTTGTTGCGCTGGACGCCCTTGCTCAAGCGGCAAGCTATGAACTTGCGGGATCCCCGACAACTGCTCCACCCAATAAGCTTCCAACGCTGACCGTGTCGGCCC
Protein-coding sequences here:
- a CDS encoding non-ribosomal peptide synthetase, producing the protein MSIRLVAEVRSHCQVALPIKAIFDHPRLSELAAYIAEQAPSAERLPPITAVNRTGEALPLSSSQYRLWLVDHLGGGSAQYNIFSALQLRGELNREALQHALTGLLSRHEVLRTVYVALDGEQVMQVVGPVVEVPVDVESLADLPEQEQADAVLLAGQEEAIKPFDLSQDLMLRVKLLALDAQTHVVLLTVHHIAADGWSLGVLVKEFVALYDSYVRGEAPTLPALTIQYADYAHWQQAWLKGPTRSALEAYWVEQLSGIPQVHSLPLEQGRPAQQRHHGASYQQTLPATLSQGLNGLAQASEATLFMVMETAFAALLSRLSGEDDIVVGTAVAGREPLEVAPLIGFFVNSVVLRSDLSGAPSFDDLLARNKLMIMDAYEHQGLPFELLVEALQPERSLSHDPVFQIVFGLNNTDSHSLSLPNLEVTTVNTPQQTAKVELELNVVEFAGELHVSWTFNTDLFSREQIAEYAQSYERLLRGIVASPSRAVHAHPLQTEEERVAQCRALSGEPSAVLWPTMLSGWSAQVLSRGTSMAAESGEASLSYAELDARSNQLAHYLLEMGVSQGSRVGIALGRGLSQLIGLLGVMKSGASYVALEPEHPRERHEYVLKDAGVELVLVSESVLGRLPLSGVDVLLMDDALSDDWLSDWSRTSVDVTVSGEDEAYVLYTSGSTGRPKGVRISHGGLSHYLSHAQSYLGDSIERSVVSSPLCFDATITTLYAPLLSGGTVELLPEEGDVLSALGERLMGEEACLFKITPAHLTALSHGLDREARSDAKHCVVVGGEQWHVGSLRHWKGERLAHATFVNEYGPTETVVGCSEYRVTSLSALSSLPDSAGVPIGRGIANTQLYIQGEGRRESTAGECGRVVHSGSGSWLGLCERAGGVGI